The genomic window AATAGCTCCGTcccgcctcaagtctcttcaTCAATGCCTAAATCTTACACGTCTCGTAACTGCGCAATCACAGCCTTGACCGATCCAAGTTTTAATACCTCTCCGGTCTCGTGATCTTTAGTCTTCTCACGGTTTCAAGAAAcatactaaacaaaaacatcgaTTTCAAAAATTAGAGAATAGCTATAACCGAGGAAATTATACCAATGTAAGATCAAGATATAAGATTCATACTCCCATGGAATATCTCCGACCATCATCCAATCTCCATCCTTGTCTTCATATGTCAAAACATGATGTTTTCGATCTCGATTACCGCCTGTTATAGCCAAGACAATGCATGGATATACTTCAAACTGTTTGAATTTAGTTGAATGTTGTTTTTACGGAATTATGTGTTGTTCATTAATTACTTACAGATGATTGAAGTATCGAACATGTGAGAGAGATTTTCTAATAGACTCTCGTAGCCTGAGAATACGCAAAGGTCGAGTTTTCTTCCAATGGGAACACCTTCCATATAAACCTtaacaaagagagaagtgTCATCACcacgacgaagaagacgacgaccCTTTAGTGTATCTCTTAATCTAGACTTTATCGGTGGCCAATCTTGTCTTGCTtctctacaaaaaaataaagatttaaaacacaaatgtgaacaaaagaaaacagagcaaaaacagaacataggaaaaaacagagaagtgaTGTGAATAAGACCTTTGTGGAGAAGTAGAAGGAAATGTGAGACTAAGGGAGAGATTAACAGAAGATTCAGAAGGAGAAGGTTTAGTACTGTCGACAGaggatgaagaaaatgaagaacaagagtTAGAGACCTCCATTAATGAGACCTTGAAGCTGCAGAGCTAGCTTCAtgcttccttctcttctctattgAGAGTGCTCTtcatgtctctctctctctatttctatttctctctgtctagttaaacaaaaaaggacTAGTAGGTGATTCTATTGCatagattttgaatttaaaaattgatttaatcgactttgaaatttaatataaataaataataggaACATAAGGTTCCCCACATTTAACTATGAACTTTCAACCTTCTAAATATGAACACACATTGATTTCTGAAAACCACTGTAATAATTACCCGATTAGATACTTAATTCATGGGTTTAGATCTTTGGAGTTAGTTAGTagtaaaaatgtgaaattatggttttgagatttgtttACATGTAAGATTCGAAGTTTCCGTAAAAAGGTGGTATCCAAGGAAAGTGTGTCTAAATGATGTTGGAGTTAATCTGTTAAGgctttgattttaatttctcAACTGCTCAGATTCTTTAATTAGGAGAGATAAGGGCCAAAAAAGGCTTTATTGTCTAGCCGtaaacagaaacagagcatcACATCACTTTCACTTTCTTACACAtcaatatttgaaagaaaaaaactgagtCTATAGACTATGAACTTGGGGGATCAATTTTTTAGACCCTTCTGTTGATAAGAAAACTCAATTGTCTCTTATGACACATTAATGTAACAGACCATTGAAAATTGCAGaaccaataaaaataaggTAGACTTGAAGAGTTTTgtgtatattgtttttgtgGAGCAGACAgtgttcttttctttaactatACGTTTCCTGTTAATGTCTCTTTAGCTTTGTGGATTGTCTCTCTTAGAAGCCCAaatcttttactcttttttgaaaatcaaaatagaaTTCGTTGATTTATGATAActtcaaaatataaagtagACATAAATTGTTACATCACATAATGCTCATTGGCTgtattgataataatattagATTCTAGAATCATCATGGGAAGTGCACTCTAATAGTTACTTTGTAATAAAGCCTACCTTGGATGTTGGATCGATAAGACTCCTATTAGCTATTATACGATCTGTCTTTGGACATGCATGTCTGGTCTCTAGGGATCCTTCTTGTTAGAATTTcgatatatataactttataaTGTCTAGTAGTCTAATGATGAATGTTTACTCCTCTTTAtacttataataataattaagactactataagtctataatcaattaaacttttatcaaaaaaatatgtccAAGGAGTTATTACTCGCATACCTCGACTTAAAAGAGTTTTGTCATTAGTTTTCGTTGAAGTAAGTAAGAACCAAAGATAATAATCAAACTCCTGATTTTCTGAAGTTTCTTAAAATGGTATTCAAATTTTGGCCATAACTCTCAATATATTAAGACCGAGCATGCGAACGagaaaaaatatgatcacCATGGTTTGCAGCTCGATtacttctaagttctaaccATGGTAAATTTAAACGTTTTGTTGAAGTAATATAGAGAGGCATGCAATAGTATTGTGCCAAAAAGTTATAGCAAGAGAGATCAATATCATGATATGTACTCCTAAATTAACGTGGCATGTTCATGCATAGACAAAGATGCAATCATATCTCCACGTTTGCATACAGcttcaaataataaaatcatatagtcatacaaacaaaatgaatGTCCGCTGCttatgaaaattaattatttggaTAGTACTTCGTATAAAAGTTACATCAAAtgattttagttgattttaaGACAAGGGGTCCCTTGAGTGATACACAAACTCATCATGAGTATTCTGATCCATTTCATGAcgaataaattaaaacacaatCAGAAGGTTGATCATGGGTTGGGAAAGATGTATTGGTCGGTCGATATGCCACATgttatattatgttttatacTTATTCCTGAATAGAAAGATATGTATGAGTCgaaatatacaaaagaagGATGaaacttgttcttctttataaCCTTATAAAATGTTCACATTGTTTATGAGTGATTTCCCGCGTCCATTCCATACGACTTCATGATTAACATCCCTCAATATATTGATTATGACAATGTTCGAAAAAACTGTTAGATGCCAGGCAGACGACGATTCAACCGGCCAAGTTTTGTTTCCGCGCGCGCGCATAAGTCCACTATCTAATATGCAACCATTACGGTAGAAGTTTACTTGGTCCATTTTCAttgataacaacaaaaaatcgtaaaactttaaaattatgatGAAAAACGTAAAAAAGAACATGGGAAAATATATGGCGGAATCACAAAGCATGAAAAAATGCTTCGGAATGATTGACTGAATTTACAATTGGTagaatttaattttaagagataacatttaaaaattcaaaacattagTTAGCTGTCTTTATACAAAAGAGTTATTTGTGtaccaaaaaatagaaaacgaGATATATGACCACATGATGAGTTTATGCATGCCTATTACGCCATGCAAATagatacacacacacatagtTGTGCCTCTGACTTTGTCTGCAAGTACGTTTGTATGGTT from Arabidopsis thaliana chromosome 3, partial sequence includes these protein-coding regions:
- the IAA31 gene encoding indole-3-acetic acid inducible 31 (indole-3-acetic acid inducible 31 (IAA31); FUNCTIONS IN: sequence-specific DNA binding transcription factor activity; INVOLVED IN: gravitropism, response to auxin stimulus, shoot system development, root development; LOCATED IN: nucleus, chloroplast; EXPRESSED IN: stem, rosette leaf, fruit, root, flower; CONTAINS InterPro DOMAIN/s: Aux/IAA-ARF-dimerisation (InterPro:IPR011525), AUX/IAA protein (InterPro:IPR003311); BEST Arabidopsis thaliana protein match is: indole-3-acetic acid inducible 30 (TAIR:AT3G62100.1); Has 1954 Blast hits to 1953 proteins in 77 species: Archae - 0; Bacteria - 0; Metazoa - 0; Fungi - 0; Plants - 1953; Viruses - 0; Other Eukaryotes - 1 (source: NCBI BLink).) produces the protein MEVSNSCSSFSSSSVDSTKPSPSESSVNLSLSLTFPSTSPQREARQDWPPIKSRLRDTLKGRRLLRRGDDTSLFVKVYMEGVPIGRKLDLCVFSGYESLLENLSHMFDTSIICGNRDRKHHVLTYEDKDGDWMMVGDIPWDMFLETVRRLKITRPERY